A single region of the Bacteroidota bacterium genome encodes:
- a CDS encoding DsrE family protein yields the protein MKRLMLASCLAVLCCVVAAAQTEPYKMVFDLTSRDTLDQKAVLRWIKEVTALNPKTELEVVMYGKGLELVMPERSAYAANVKEAMTNPNVSFKVCEIAMKNNKVEKKDLLEGVQTVPDGIHEIFSKQQDHWGYIKVAH from the coding sequence ATGAAACGACTCATGCTTGCATCATGCCTCGCGGTCCTCTGCTGCGTCGTTGCGGCAGCCCAGACCGAGCCGTACAAAATGGTGTTCGATCTCACAAGCAGGGATACCCTCGACCAGAAAGCGGTCCTCCGGTGGATCAAGGAGGTGACCGCGCTGAACCCCAAAACGGAGTTGGAGGTCGTCATGTACGGCAAAGGCCTGGAGCTCGTGATGCCCGAACGATCGGCATACGCCGCCAACGTGAAGGAAGCCATGACGAATCCGAATGTCTCGTTCAAGGTGTGCGAGATCGCCATGAAGAACAATAAGGTCGAGAAGAAGGATTTGCTCGAGGGCGTGCAGACCGTGCCGGACGGCATACATGAGATCTTCTCGAAGCAACAGGATCATTGGGGGTATATCAAGGTCGCACACTGA
- a CDS encoding prolyl oligopeptidase family serine peptidase has translation MKTLFAFAMLLLSAAGTTAQWVYPPTKTVDSSDTYWGMTSKDPYRWLENMKDKEVVDWFQAQADLSNNMLNKIVGRDRLVKEWMELDKRKPANYSSIAYEGGRLFYKKTLGGENVGKLYYREGWSGPEKLLLDPGSYKPGVKTTIQAVVPSYDGKRIALGLSASGAEVSELRVLNVDSGTLAADSIYPSWFGPIGWTLDNQSFFYFSQKTADNKSAEFELNTKTKLHRVGADPATDRDFFSNEAYPGLNIAPNELPFASIDKTYPQYVFASLSNVRNEMRVFYAPASQLEQAKLDWKVLCEPSDSLVRGMEYYKDKIYAVTLKNAPQYKLVSTDVAHPDWNNAVTVIPEQKDAIQYITKTKSFLFVVYSNGITNRFVKYNLTSGQSSEVKLPGSGNAGIFCPDQSTDRCIVNITSWVVPLTWYDYDGETDTFSRSIFNVDVSYPGFENLVAEEVEVPGHDGTMIPLSIVYKKGMARDGKNCCLMQGYGAYGISTTPGFSILRSVALRGVVMAFAHVRGGGEKGEEWYKAGYKSTKPNTWKDFISCGEYLVKNGYTSPQKLAGMGTSAGGILISRAITERPDLFGAAICNVGCANAMRMEFAPNGPANIPEFGTVKDSAECMALHEMDGLEHVKRGVKYPAVICVGGWNDPRVVAWEPGKFAAALQQATASDKPVLMKVNYDNGHFTEDKEVTFRNFADQYSFVLWQTGHPDFQPSKSSERENN, from the coding sequence ATGAAAACCCTGTTTGCATTCGCAATGCTCCTGCTCTCCGCCGCCGGTACGACAGCCCAGTGGGTCTATCCGCCCACAAAGACCGTCGACAGCAGCGACACGTACTGGGGGATGACCTCGAAAGACCCCTACCGCTGGCTCGAGAACATGAAGGACAAGGAAGTTGTCGACTGGTTTCAGGCCCAGGCCGATCTGAGCAACAATATGCTCAACAAGATCGTCGGCCGAGACCGGCTTGTGAAGGAATGGATGGAGCTGGATAAGCGAAAGCCCGCGAACTACTCGAGCATCGCCTATGAGGGCGGCCGGCTGTTTTACAAAAAGACCCTCGGCGGAGAAAACGTGGGAAAATTGTATTACCGGGAGGGGTGGAGCGGTCCGGAAAAACTGCTGCTCGATCCGGGCAGCTACAAACCGGGTGTGAAAACCACCATCCAGGCCGTCGTTCCCAGCTATGACGGGAAGAGAATTGCGCTGGGGCTTTCGGCGAGCGGGGCTGAGGTCTCGGAGCTGCGGGTGTTGAACGTCGACTCGGGCACCCTCGCCGCCGACAGCATTTATCCGAGTTGGTTCGGGCCGATCGGCTGGACTCTCGACAACCAGTCGTTTTTCTACTTCTCCCAGAAGACGGCCGACAACAAGAGCGCGGAATTCGAGCTCAACACCAAAACGAAACTCCACCGGGTCGGCGCCGACCCGGCCACGGACCGGGATTTCTTCAGCAACGAAGCCTACCCGGGCCTGAATATCGCCCCCAACGAGCTCCCCTTTGCGAGCATCGACAAGACCTACCCCCAATACGTCTTTGCGAGCCTCAGCAACGTCCGGAACGAGATGCGCGTCTTCTACGCCCCCGCGTCGCAACTGGAACAGGCGAAGCTTGACTGGAAAGTGCTCTGCGAGCCTTCCGACAGCCTGGTCCGGGGGATGGAGTATTACAAGGACAAGATCTACGCCGTCACCCTGAAGAACGCGCCGCAGTATAAACTCGTGTCGACCGATGTGGCGCACCCGGATTGGAACAATGCGGTCACGGTCATCCCGGAGCAGAAGGATGCGATCCAGTATATCACCAAGACGAAGAGTTTCCTCTTTGTCGTCTACTCGAACGGGATCACCAACCGGTTCGTGAAGTACAATCTTACGAGCGGGCAGAGCTCCGAAGTCAAGCTGCCGGGCTCGGGCAATGCGGGGATTTTCTGCCCCGACCAGTCGACGGACCGTTGCATCGTCAACATCACCTCGTGGGTCGTCCCCCTCACCTGGTACGACTATGACGGGGAAACCGATACGTTTTCCAGGAGTATTTTCAATGTGGATGTGTCGTATCCGGGGTTTGAGAACCTTGTGGCCGAAGAGGTCGAAGTCCCCGGGCATGACGGCACCATGATCCCCCTCTCCATCGTGTACAAAAAGGGGATGGCCCGGGACGGAAAGAATTGCTGTCTGATGCAGGGATACGGCGCGTACGGGATCAGCACCACGCCGGGGTTCAGCATCCTCCGTTCGGTCGCGTTGCGCGGGGTCGTGATGGCGTTCGCGCATGTCCGGGGAGGCGGTGAAAAGGGGGAAGAATGGTACAAAGCGGGGTACAAGTCCACAAAACCGAACACGTGGAAAGACTTCATCTCCTGCGGTGAATACCTTGTGAAAAACGGCTACACTTCTCCCCAAAAACTTGCGGGGATGGGGACTAGCGCCGGCGGCATTCTCATCAGCCGCGCCATCACCGAACGGCCCGACCTCTTCGGGGCTGCCATCTGCAACGTGGGTTGCGCGAACGCAATGCGCATGGAGTTTGCGCCGAACGGGCCCGCCAACATCCCCGAGTTCGGAACCGTGAAGGACTCGGCCGAATGCATGGCGCTCCACGAGATGGACGGGCTGGAGCATGTGAAGCGCGGCGTGAAGTATCCCGCCGTCATTTGCGTCGGCGGCTGGAACGATCCCCGCGTGGTCGCGTGGGAGCCCGGAAAATTCGCGGCGGCGCTCCAGCAGGCGACGGCTTCGGACAAGCCTGTCCTCATGAAGGTCAATTACGACAACGGGCATTTTACGGAAGACAAGGAAGTCACGTTCAGGAATTTCGCCGACCAGTACTCGTTTGTGCTCTGGCAGACCGGCCATCCTGATTTTCAGCCCTCAAAAAGCTCCGAACGGGAAAACAATTAA
- a CDS encoding response regulator translates to MAEKLKHRILIADDEDDLRNLLGDLLSGADYEVIYAADGEEAIAQIRSQKPDLALLDIQMPRLNGIEVLKYVNQNCPSLHVIMLTGFADLKYAMEAREFGARDFISKPYKVDDMLETISRLLTE, encoded by the coding sequence TTGGCCGAAAAGCTCAAACACCGCATCCTGATCGCCGATGATGAGGATGATCTTCGCAACCTCCTCGGCGACCTCCTCTCGGGGGCGGATTACGAGGTCATCTACGCTGCCGACGGCGAAGAGGCGATCGCACAGATCCGGAGCCAAAAACCCGATCTGGCCCTGCTCGACATCCAGATGCCGAGGCTCAACGGCATCGAAGTGCTGAAGTATGTCAACCAGAATTGCCCCTCCCTGCATGTCATCATGCTCACCGGATTTGCCGACCTGAAATACGCGATGGAGGCCCGCGAGTTCGGCGCCCGCGATTTCATCAGCAAGCCCTACAAGGTCGACGACATGCTTGAAACGATCTCCCGACTCCTGACCGAATAG